The following proteins are co-located in the Dyadobacter chenwenxiniae genome:
- a CDS encoding DUF1624 domain-containing protein, with translation MNSLTNPRIKSIDLLKGFVMVLMALDHTRDYFYHSAAFFDISNPEHATLPVYLTRIMTHVCAPTFSFLAGVSAYMSGRHRAKADLSALLIKRGLWLIFMELTVIAFAWYLNVEFTNIDLAVIWVLGVSMIALAGLIHLPLNVIFMISILLIAGHNLLDSVHLSTVWWGISHEVYSTKILGGNVTLTIVYPIIPWIAVMSLGYYFGQFYQSSFRTEYRQKLFNLIGLGSVFLFIVIRWANVYCDPVPWIHLHTTDRTFMSFFNVNKYPPSLCYLLFTLTFTFLFLANSEKWKGKLVDFFCVFGRVPFFYYILHLYTIRILGMVLAQLTGYGWKSAVQHDFEIDLKGFGFSLPVVYLIWIAIIIALYPVCKKFDRYKQGHRQQWWLSYL, from the coding sequence ATGAACTCGCTAACTAATCCCCGTATAAAATCTATCGACCTTTTGAAAGGGTTTGTAATGGTTCTGATGGCCCTTGACCATACACGCGACTACTTTTACCATTCAGCCGCATTTTTTGATATCAGCAATCCCGAGCATGCAACGTTGCCCGTGTATCTAACGCGCATCATGACGCACGTCTGCGCGCCGACTTTCAGCTTTCTGGCCGGGGTTTCGGCCTATATGTCGGGCAGGCACCGGGCGAAAGCAGATTTGTCTGCCCTCTTGATCAAGCGTGGTCTGTGGCTGATTTTTATGGAGCTTACGGTCATCGCCTTCGCCTGGTACCTCAATGTGGAATTCACCAACATAGACCTGGCAGTGATCTGGGTTTTAGGCGTGAGTATGATTGCTCTGGCCGGACTTATACATTTACCTCTAAATGTGATTTTCATGATCTCAATTCTGCTGATTGCTGGGCATAATTTGCTGGACAGCGTTCATTTGAGCACAGTCTGGTGGGGGATATCGCATGAGGTTTATTCAACTAAGATTCTGGGCGGAAATGTTACGCTCACAATTGTTTATCCCATCATCCCCTGGATCGCCGTGATGTCTTTGGGTTATTATTTCGGACAGTTTTATCAGTCATCTTTTAGAACCGAATATCGGCAGAAGCTCTTTAACCTGATAGGGCTAGGCAGCGTTTTCCTTTTTATAGTGATACGATGGGCAAACGTATATTGCGATCCGGTGCCCTGGATACATTTACATACGACGGACAGGACATTCATGTCGTTTTTTAACGTCAACAAATATCCGCCTTCGCTCTGCTATTTATTGTTTACACTTACATTTACCTTCCTGTTTCTGGCAAATTCCGAAAAGTGGAAGGGCAAATTGGTTGACTTTTTCTGCGTTTTCGGCCGGGTACCTTTCTTTTATTATATCCTGCATCTTTACACCATCCGCATTTTGGGCATGGTACTCGCCCAGTTGACAGGTTACGGCTGGAAGTCCGCAGTCCAGCACGATTTTGAGATCGATTTGAAGGGCTTCGGTTTTAGCCTGCCGGTCGTATATCTGATTTGGATCGCCATTATTATCGCACTTTATCCTGTTTGCAAAAAATTTGACCGCTATAAGCAAGGCCACCGCCAGCAATGGTGGCTGAGTTATCTGTGA
- a CDS encoding adenylate/guanylate cyclase domain-containing protein translates to MKSSTTIAENLGHVSYFEMLKEYFFDLSEAVIDYAGTIYQYAGEEMIICWKLKDGLKNNNSIECFFAMKRALEHQAEKYNSRFGLLPEFKAGLHSGMVTAGEIGSLKKEIIFTGDVLNTSARIQGLCNHFDADLLVSEDLAKILQLPATYAIRSVGENLLKGRSKTMEIFAISISKHNSSQGIMRSQQ, encoded by the coding sequence ATGAAGTCTTCAACTACAATTGCCGAAAATCTGGGCCATGTCAGTTACTTCGAGATGTTAAAAGAATATTTCTTCGATCTCTCAGAAGCTGTTATTGACTATGCCGGCACAATTTATCAATATGCCGGTGAAGAGATGATCATCTGCTGGAAACTGAAAGACGGGTTAAAAAATAATAACAGTATCGAGTGCTTTTTTGCAATGAAACGCGCTTTGGAACATCAGGCTGAAAAGTACAACAGTAGATTCGGTCTTTTGCCGGAATTCAAAGCGGGGCTGCATTCAGGAATGGTTACTGCCGGAGAGATCGGGTCGCTGAAAAAAGAAATCATCTTTACAGGCGACGTCCTCAATACATCCGCAAGGATCCAGGGGCTTTGCAACCATTTTGATGCTGACCTGCTGGTATCGGAAGACCTGGCTAAAATACTTCAGCTTCCGGCCACATATGCAATAAGGTCGGTTGGGGAGAACCTGCTTAAAGGCCGAAGTAAAACAATGGAGATATTTGCCATTTCCATTTCAAAGCACAATTCTTCACAGGGTATAATGCGATCGCAACAATAG
- a CDS encoding NAD(P)H-binding protein translates to MKIVITGSLGHISKPLAKELVQNGHAVTVISSNPDKQKDIEAIGAMAAIGSIEDVSFLAKTFTGADAVYTMLPPFNFQENANLDAREEARRLTSNYVEAIQQSGVKKVVHLSSIGAHTDKGNGLLAFHFVAEQVLKQLPADVTITFMRPVGFYYNLYQFMDIVKGEGFLKGFVGLFLTVRHYGLTGLLQGKKGLIVSNYGAEDKMPWVSPMDIAAAISEELTSAFKGRKARYVASEELTCNQIANILGTAVGKPYLKWVTISDKQMLDALLKYKMPLSLANDITEMNASQRNGGILFEDYYKNIPTMGKVKMKDFAQEFAAVYNSK, encoded by the coding sequence ATGAAAATTGTTATAACAGGTTCTTTGGGACACATCAGCAAGCCACTTGCTAAGGAGTTGGTACAAAACGGTCACGCAGTAACTGTGATCAGCAGTAATCCTGACAAACAAAAAGATATTGAAGCGATAGGCGCAATGGCAGCCATTGGTTCAATCGAGGACGTCAGTTTTCTGGCAAAAACGTTTACCGGTGCCGACGCGGTTTACACGATGCTTCCGCCGTTTAACTTTCAGGAAAATGCCAATCTGGATGCCAGGGAAGAAGCGCGCAGGCTCACAAGCAATTATGTCGAGGCGATTCAGCAATCGGGCGTAAAAAAGGTCGTTCACCTCAGCAGTATAGGGGCTCATACCGACAAGGGAAACGGATTGCTTGCCTTCCATTTTGTAGCCGAGCAGGTTTTGAAGCAATTACCTGCAGATGTAACGATCACGTTTATGAGGCCGGTGGGTTTCTACTATAATCTGTATCAGTTTATGGATATTGTAAAAGGGGAAGGTTTTCTGAAAGGCTTTGTAGGGTTGTTCCTTACGGTTCGTCACTATGGCTTAACGGGTTTGCTGCAGGGGAAAAAGGGGCTTATTGTATCCAATTACGGCGCGGAGGACAAAATGCCCTGGGTTTCACCTATGGATATTGCAGCTGCGATCTCAGAAGAACTGACATCGGCTTTTAAAGGGCGCAAGGCACGCTATGTAGCCAGCGAAGAGCTGACCTGCAATCAAATTGCAAATATTCTTGGTACTGCCGTTGGTAAACCTTATCTGAAATGGGTAACCATCAGTGATAAACAAATGCTGGATGCGTTACTAAAATATAAAATGCCTTTAAGCCTGGCGAATGATATTACGGAAATGAATGCCAGCCAGCGTAATGGCGGGATCTTATTTGAAGATTACTACAAAAACATACCGACCATGGGCAAAGTAAAAATGAAAGATTTCGCTCAGGAATTTGCAGCCGTTTACAACTCAAAATAG
- a CDS encoding helix-turn-helix domain-containing protein: MEPYQIKTISRYHQVLGIAKPEHPLVSVISMDDFKPPEGNSRISVVFDFYLISLKRNFEGSIKYTYGQQAYDFDEGVMFFIAPKQVFSFDADQDYKNSGWILLVHPDFLWGTPLAKTIRQYEFFDYSANEALFLSEKEETTIGGIAQLIKQEYHANIDKFSQGLIVAQIELLLQYCDRFYNRQFLTRKISSHQILTRVEEILEGYFNMDDPIQKGLPTVQMIADTLNISPTYLSALLKALTGQSTQQHIHEKLIEKAKEKLSLTDVSISEIAYALGFEHPPSFSKLFKSKTNLSPLDFRARFN, translated from the coding sequence ATGGAACCTTATCAAATTAAAACCATCAGCCGATACCATCAGGTTTTGGGGATAGCCAAGCCGGAACATCCGCTGGTGAGTGTCATCAGCATGGATGATTTCAAACCACCGGAAGGGAACAGCCGGATCAGCGTTGTATTTGATTTTTATCTCATTTCGCTGAAAAGGAATTTTGAGGGTTCGATCAAATATACCTATGGACAGCAGGCCTACGATTTTGATGAAGGTGTCATGTTTTTTATTGCTCCCAAACAGGTGTTTTCATTTGATGCCGATCAGGATTATAAAAATTCAGGCTGGATTCTGCTTGTCCACCCGGATTTTTTATGGGGCACACCGCTGGCAAAAACGATCAGGCAATATGAATTCTTTGACTATTCGGCGAATGAGGCCCTTTTTCTCTCCGAGAAAGAAGAGACAACCATTGGCGGTATTGCGCAGCTGATCAAACAGGAATATCATGCCAACATCGATAAGTTCAGCCAGGGCCTGATCGTTGCACAAATTGAGCTGTTACTCCAGTATTGTGACCGGTTTTACAACCGCCAGTTTTTGACCAGGAAAATAAGCAGCCATCAGATCCTGACCCGCGTGGAAGAAATACTCGAGGGATATTTTAACATGGATGACCCAATCCAAAAAGGATTGCCAACCGTACAAATGATTGCCGATACTTTAAATATCTCACCCACCTATTTAAGCGCATTGCTAAAAGCATTGACCGGCCAAAGTACGCAACAACACATTCACGAAAAGCTGATCGAAAAAGCCAAGGAGAAACTATCCCTCACGGACGTGTCGATCAGCGAAATCGCCTATGCGTTAGGTTTTGAACACCCACCTTCTTTCAGTAAATTATTTAAGAGTAAAACCAATCTTTCGCCCCTGGATTTTAGGGCTAGATTTAATTAA
- a CDS encoding VOC family protein — translation MKDKQIKVVPDNYTAVTPWIISPSSAGLIDFLTAAFEAEEIPNSRIVDESGVIIHVVIQIADARVMLFDAREGWAPTPSFLNLYVDDVESTYQKALEFGAKSVTDITTLWFGEKVCRILDPFGNLWWINERVEEVDFTDPKIGERAATSDAIEGISYIQKSLDEALISQKEFFTK, via the coding sequence ATGAAAGACAAACAAATCAAAGTTGTCCCTGATAACTACACAGCGGTAACACCATGGATCATATCGCCATCGTCGGCTGGTTTAATTGACTTTTTAACAGCAGCATTTGAAGCCGAGGAAATTCCCAATAGCAGGATTGTGGATGAATCAGGTGTGATCATTCACGTAGTAATCCAAATAGCAGACGCCAGGGTGATGCTTTTTGATGCAAGAGAAGGCTGGGCCCCAACGCCAAGTTTTCTGAATCTATATGTGGATGATGTTGAAAGCACCTATCAAAAAGCGCTCGAATTTGGGGCAAAATCAGTGACTGATATTACTACATTGTGGTTTGGTGAGAAAGTTTGCAGGATTTTAGATCCTTTTGGCAACCTCTGGTGGATCAATGAGCGCGTCGAAGAAGTGGATTTTACCGATCCTAAAATCGGCGAACGAGCAGCTACCTCCGATGCGATAGAAGGTATATCCTACATTCAAAAATCGCTGGACGAAGCTTTAATAAGTCAAAAAGAATTTTTTACAAAGTAA
- a CDS encoding helix-turn-helix transcriptional regulator: MIDKDISRLSRLIAILTQLQSKRLVTSTELAAKFNVSVRTVYRDIRTLDEAGVPIMTAEGKGYSLMEGYRLPPVMFTEQEANAFITAEKLVLLNKDSSLTKSYVDGITKIKSVLRSGAKDKLLLLSERLAFEESPDKDIASDILASVQVALTNFRIVKIEYYSPSKDETTNRQIEPFAVINRVGESWYLIAWCRTRQDFRLFRFDRIRKMEISDETFTPHKISLQEYLEKYRSIF; the protein is encoded by the coding sequence GTGATAGACAAAGATATTTCCAGGCTTTCCAGATTGATCGCTATATTGACCCAGTTACAGTCTAAGAGATTGGTAACTTCAACGGAGCTTGCCGCAAAGTTCAATGTCAGTGTGAGGACTGTATACCGCGACATCAGAACATTGGATGAAGCCGGAGTGCCTATTATGACCGCGGAAGGAAAGGGTTATTCGTTAATGGAAGGTTACCGGCTTCCGCCAGTCATGTTTACAGAACAGGAAGCGAATGCATTTATAACCGCGGAGAAGCTGGTTTTGTTAAATAAGGACTCTTCACTTACAAAAAGTTATGTTGACGGTATTACAAAAATAAAATCCGTTTTACGGAGTGGTGCAAAGGATAAGTTGTTGCTACTTTCCGAGCGGCTAGCATTTGAGGAAAGCCCGGATAAGGATATTGCCAGCGATATTTTGGCATCTGTTCAAGTAGCTTTAACTAATTTCAGGATCGTAAAGATTGAATACTATTCGCCCTCTAAGGACGAAACTACAAACCGTCAAATTGAACCTTTTGCTGTCATAAATCGCGTGGGTGAAAGCTGGTACCTCATTGCCTGGTGCCGCACCCGGCAGGATTTCAGGCTGTTTCGTTTTGATAGGATCAGGAAAATGGAAATCAGCGACGAAACCTTTACGCCGCATAAGATCAGTCTTCAGGAGTATTTGGAAAAATATCGTAGTATTTTTTAG
- a CDS encoding helix-turn-helix domain-containing protein, with protein MKHYKTISQLHQDSNFMPPEHPMISLIHCSDVNSCSIGQSKFTCDFYMIALKKIASGSFIYGKSPYDHDNGSMSFVKPRQVMEINSVVMAENAFVIFIHEDYFLSHNLHKEIKQYGFFDYETNEALHLSPTEEKIIWELYDKISFEYKNNADEFSKDIILTHIDSILKYVQRFYKRQFINRKDMSGPIVTRFNRILASYFETGQLNKKGLPTVTAVSSQLNISSRYLSDLLKQETGKTALEHIHIFLIDEAKNLLMGTENTIAGTAYQLGFENPPYFTRLFKKQTGSTPAEFKKQHLN; from the coding sequence ATGAAACATTACAAGACCATTTCACAGCTTCACCAGGACAGCAATTTTATGCCGCCCGAACATCCTATGATCAGCCTGATCCATTGCAGTGATGTAAACAGCTGCTCGATCGGCCAGAGTAAATTTACTTGTGACTTCTATATGATTGCCCTCAAGAAAATTGCCTCGGGCAGTTTTATTTACGGGAAATCACCATATGATCACGACAATGGGTCCATGTCGTTTGTAAAACCCAGACAGGTGATGGAGATAAACAGTGTGGTCATGGCTGAAAATGCCTTTGTAATTTTTATTCATGAGGATTATTTTCTGAGCCATAACCTGCACAAAGAAATAAAACAATACGGCTTTTTCGACTATGAAACCAATGAGGCGCTCCATCTTTCGCCCACTGAGGAAAAGATTATCTGGGAGTTGTATGATAAAATTTCATTCGAGTACAAAAACAATGCGGATGAGTTTAGCAAAGACATCATACTCACACATATCGATTCAATTTTAAAGTATGTCCAGCGCTTTTACAAGCGTCAGTTTATAAACAGAAAGGACATGTCAGGTCCAATCGTTACAAGATTTAACCGGATCCTGGCTTCTTATTTTGAAACGGGGCAACTCAATAAGAAGGGGCTACCGACCGTAACCGCTGTTTCGTCGCAATTAAATATATCGTCACGCTATTTGAGCGACCTGCTTAAACAGGAAACCGGAAAAACAGCATTGGAGCACATTCATATTTTTTTAATTGATGAGGCTAAAAACCTGTTGATGGGAACTGAGAACACAATCGCCGGAACAGCATATCAATTAGGCTTTGAAAATCCACCTTATTTTACCAGGCTTTTCAAAAAGCAGACAGGTAGTACGCCTGCTGAATTTAAGAAACAGCACCTCAATTAG
- a CDS encoding SDR family NAD(P)-dependent oxidoreductase, which yields MKRTIFITGASRGFGKIWAQAFLERGDNVIATSRDIGQLAYLSNQYGTALLPIELDITNKAEVITAVNLAKEHFGTIDVVINNAGYCLFGAVEENSEEEARALFEVNVFGTLWVTQAILPIFREQGKGHLIQLSSVMGINTLPTMGLYSATKFAVEGFSEALLAEVKDFGIHVTLIEPNSFKTEFFGSSAVESQSIDAYAKVTADFRSGEGIKPENIGDPNATVEAILYIVDAENPPLRLMLGKLAYPWTQYTYGEKLASWEALKEVSAKAHGH from the coding sequence ATGAAAAGGACAATCTTTATTACCGGTGCATCACGTGGATTTGGGAAGATCTGGGCCCAGGCGTTTTTGGAAAGAGGTGACAATGTGATTGCAACATCAAGAGATATCGGGCAGTTGGCGTACCTTTCAAACCAGTATGGTACTGCGCTGCTACCGATCGAGCTTGATATCACCAACAAGGCAGAAGTTATCACAGCAGTTAACCTGGCCAAGGAACATTTTGGTACTATAGATGTAGTCATCAACAACGCCGGATATTGTTTATTTGGGGCTGTTGAGGAAAACAGTGAAGAAGAGGCAAGAGCGCTCTTTGAAGTGAATGTATTTGGAACGCTCTGGGTCACGCAGGCAATCCTTCCCATTTTCAGAGAACAGGGCAAAGGACATCTTATCCAGCTCTCAAGTGTGATGGGAATCAATACCTTACCAACGATGGGGTTATACTCTGCAACCAAATTTGCCGTAGAAGGATTTAGCGAAGCGTTACTGGCAGAAGTCAAAGATTTTGGTATACACGTCACGCTGATTGAACCGAATTCGTTCAAAACAGAATTTTTCGGATCTTCTGCGGTCGAAAGCCAATCTATTGATGCGTATGCAAAGGTGACAGCAGATTTTAGGTCCGGTGAGGGAATCAAGCCTGAGAATATTGGTGATCCCAATGCTACGGTTGAAGCTATCCTGTATATTGTGGATGCTGAAAACCCTCCCCTCAGGTTGATGCTGGGTAAATTGGCCTATCCATGGACGCAATACACCTATGGTGAAAAGCTGGCCTCCTGGGAAGCACTGAAAGAAGTATCAGCAAAAGCCCACGGTCATTAA
- a CDS encoding EthD domain-containing protein — MIKFTILLRRHENIIHEDFVWYHKNNHAPLFASLAEVKENVRRYVQCYSLDVTMPGLPAPQYDGITELWFDEVESIGKVFNAKPYLELIRPDEEKFLDLHGCGFIISIENPVI; from the coding sequence ATGATCAAATTCACTATTTTACTTCGCAGGCATGAGAATATCATCCACGAAGATTTCGTCTGGTACCACAAAAACAATCATGCACCATTGTTCGCTTCTCTGGCGGAGGTCAAAGAAAATGTCCGGCGCTATGTACAATGCTATTCACTGGATGTAACAATGCCGGGATTGCCGGCTCCGCAGTATGATGGGATCACAGAGCTTTGGTTTGATGAAGTGGAATCCATTGGAAAAGTTTTCAACGCTAAACCTTATCTGGAACTGATCAGGCCCGATGAAGAAAAATTTCTTGATCTACATGGCTGCGGTTTCATAATATCAATCGAAAACCCGGTTATATAA
- a CDS encoding Crp/Fnr family transcriptional regulator, whose protein sequence is MEEEYFLSLLEYKNIKRGGLLLEAGRISKVLSFVTKGCLRTFSTQENGIEHILTFAPENWWCSDTLSFNTNAAANYSIDALEDTEMLQITRDKIEVLYEKVPKFERFFRILFQNGFIMQQQRISSELELTAHQKYLKFEQLYPGLEKRIAQNYIASYLGITPVFLSMLRKRK, encoded by the coding sequence TTGGAAGAAGAATATTTTTTATCCCTACTGGAATACAAAAACATTAAACGAGGAGGACTTCTGCTAGAGGCAGGAAGAATTTCAAAAGTACTTAGCTTTGTCACTAAAGGTTGCCTTCGGACTTTTTCCACACAAGAAAATGGTATTGAACATATTCTGACATTTGCACCGGAAAATTGGTGGTGCTCAGATACCCTAAGTTTCAATACCAATGCGGCTGCGAATTATAGTATTGATGCATTGGAAGATACTGAAATGCTTCAAATCACACGGGATAAGATTGAAGTCCTTTATGAGAAGGTGCCCAAATTTGAAAGGTTTTTCCGCATACTTTTCCAAAATGGTTTTATCATGCAGCAACAGCGCATTAGCTCCGAATTGGAATTGACAGCTCATCAGAAATATCTAAAATTCGAGCAGCTCTACCCGGGTCTGGAAAAAAGAATCGCCCAAAACTACATTGCCTCTTACTTGGGCATCACGCCGGTTTTTTTGAGCATGCTGCGTAAAAGGAAGTAA
- a CDS encoding alpha/beta hydrolase → MENSEIEGLIIDRTSIYKNILDPKFGQYHALDPSDIPVLALMKEAVAGFKDNTGQPVNEARLLYDQFIEQIIPAPEISYLEEQVGGVNGWWCLPDNVILGSAILYFYGGAYNLGSAFSYRNFVSHIARISKIPVFIPQYRLAPENPFPAAVEDGQFCYNGLLEKGYDKISIVGDSAGGGLALVTLAWATRNAVLGICLKPISAVAISPWTDLGFESPSLKSNGEVDILLSEKSLRGNAERYVNNEDSKNPRISPVYGNLDGLPPIQIHVGEAEILLDDSLRYANQASKCGVETAIHVWEGMPHVFPANVNQLVAAKEALALMGDFLIKMNT, encoded by the coding sequence ATGGAAAATTCAGAAATTGAAGGCCTTATAATCGATCGCACGTCGATATACAAAAATATTCTGGATCCTAAATTTGGGCAATATCACGCCCTTGACCCAAGCGATATCCCTGTTTTAGCTTTGATGAAAGAGGCAGTTGCCGGTTTCAAAGACAACACAGGTCAGCCGGTAAACGAAGCGAGGCTCCTCTATGACCAGTTTATTGAACAAATAATCCCAGCTCCTGAAATATCTTATTTAGAAGAGCAGGTTGGTGGTGTAAATGGATGGTGGTGCTTGCCGGATAATGTTATCTTAGGGTCTGCAATCCTATATTTTTATGGTGGCGCCTATAACCTTGGTTCGGCTTTCTCTTATAGAAATTTTGTAAGCCACATTGCCAGGATTTCAAAAATACCCGTTTTTATTCCTCAATACAGGTTAGCTCCGGAAAATCCTTTTCCTGCTGCAGTGGAAGACGGACAATTTTGTTACAATGGGCTTCTGGAAAAAGGATACGACAAAATTTCAATCGTTGGAGATTCCGCAGGGGGCGGGCTGGCCTTAGTTACATTGGCATGGGCAACCCGTAATGCAGTCTTGGGGATATGTCTGAAACCTATATCAGCAGTCGCAATTTCTCCATGGACAGATCTTGGTTTTGAGTCCCCGAGTCTGAAATCAAACGGAGAAGTCGACATACTGCTTTCGGAAAAGTCGCTTAGAGGTAATGCTGAGCGTTATGTGAATAATGAAGACAGTAAAAATCCCCGGATTTCGCCAGTATATGGAAATCTTGATGGGTTACCACCAATACAGATACATGTCGGAGAAGCTGAAATTTTACTTGATGATTCTTTGAGATACGCCAATCAGGCTAGTAAATGTGGAGTAGAAACAGCTATTCATGTATGGGAAGGAATGCCACATGTTTTTCCCGCCAACGTCAATCAATTAGTTGCTGCGAAAGAAGCTTTGGCTTTAATGGGAGATTTTTTAATTAAAATGAATACCTAA